The following proteins are co-located in the Mesorhizobium sp. M1E.F.Ca.ET.045.02.1.1 genome:
- a CDS encoding L-histidine N(alpha)-methyltransferase — MVTRNKYEILGADVPEETLFKGDLLVASLSESPRSVNSIYYYDDAGSRLFERLCHEETYYLFRTEKDILSQHASSIADITGPIFIVELGSGNAEKTTLLFDAYLKEHGRTSYAAIDINRSILERAAENILSVTTDLDFLGIVGTYQTGLAQVANLIGPKLLVCLGSTMGNMHDDELHDLLLSARSALSSGDYLLVGMDLDKETKILEAAYNNQTAILTNLCVLQHLNWRFGGDFDLFQFRHVAFHNKSLYRMESHLEATQEQMINLKNLNFSLHLEKGEMIRTEIMRKVELYVFHKLLGLYNFRPVQHWTDSCQQYAVSLFQLGAEPTELES; from the coding sequence GTGGTTACACGCAATAAATATGAGATCCTCGGCGCGGATGTACCCGAAGAAACGTTATTCAAGGGCGACCTATTGGTGGCGTCCTTATCGGAATCACCGCGCAGCGTGAACTCCATTTATTACTACGATGATGCAGGTTCTCGCCTATTTGAACGTCTCTGTCACGAGGAAACATATTACCTGTTCAGAACAGAAAAGGACATACTATCCCAACATGCATCGTCCATAGCCGACATCACAGGTCCTATCTTCATCGTTGAGCTGGGATCTGGAAACGCGGAGAAAACGACTCTTTTATTTGACGCATACTTGAAGGAACACGGCCGCACTTCTTACGCTGCCATCGACATCAATCGCTCGATCTTGGAGAGGGCGGCTGAGAACATTCTCTCCGTGACAACCGATTTGGACTTCTTAGGAATTGTCGGGACCTACCAAACCGGACTCGCGCAAGTCGCCAATCTAATTGGACCAAAGCTTTTAGTTTGCCTCGGCAGCACTATGGGGAACATGCACGATGACGAATTGCATGATCTCCTCCTATCGGCGCGATCGGCTTTGTCTTCTGGCGACTATCTTTTGGTCGGGATGGATTTGGACAAAGAAACGAAAATCCTAGAGGCGGCCTACAATAATCAAACGGCTATTCTGACCAACTTATGTGTCCTACAACATTTGAACTGGCGTTTCGGTGGAGATTTTGATCTATTCCAGTTTCGACACGTGGCATTCCATAATAAATCGCTTTATCGAATGGAGAGCCATCTGGAAGCAACGCAGGAACAAATGATCAATCTAAAAAATCTGAATTTCTCCTTGCATCTCGAGAAGGGAGAGATGATTAGGACGGAGATCATGCGGAAGGTTGAATTGTATGTGTTCCACAAGCTGCTCGGCCTGTATAATTTCCGGCCGGTTCAGCATTGGACGGACTCGTGCCAGCAATATGCGGTTTCTCTGTTTCAACTCGGTGCAGAGCCGACAGAACTCGAATCATGA
- a CDS encoding sarcosine oxidase subunit beta family protein — protein MRFSGFRVFAEAIKGHTGWRSLWRNPDPKPAYDYVIVGGGGHGLSTAYYLARTFRQSRIAVLEKGWLGSGNVGRNTTIIRSNYLLAGNEPFYEFSMKLWEGLEQELNFNAMVSQRGIINLFHTDAQRDAFRRRGNAMMLAGADGRLLSREELRAMVPFLNYNNARFPVKGGLMQPRAGTARHDGVAWGYARGADSHGVDLIQNCEVKGFRVDREKVRGVETSRGYIAAEKVGVAVAGSSGRVMAMAGMRLPIETHVLQAFVTEGLKPTIPGVITFGAGHFYISQSDKGGLVFGGDIDGYNSYAQRGNLPVVEGVAENGIAMMPMIGRARLLRMWGGLVDMSMDGSPIIDRTHIDGLYFNGGWCYGGFKATPASGYAFAHLLATGSPHETARAYRFDRFARGYVIDERGAGAQPNLH, from the coding sequence ATGAGGTTTTCGGGCTTCCGCGTCTTTGCCGAAGCAATCAAGGGGCATACAGGTTGGCGGTCGCTGTGGCGCAATCCCGACCCAAAGCCCGCCTACGATTACGTGATCGTCGGCGGGGGCGGTCACGGTCTGTCGACGGCGTATTACCTGGCCAGGACATTCAGGCAATCTCGTATCGCCGTATTGGAGAAGGGTTGGCTCGGGTCCGGAAATGTCGGGCGAAACACGACGATTATCCGGTCGAACTACCTGCTTGCCGGCAACGAGCCGTTTTATGAGTTCTCGATGAAGCTCTGGGAAGGACTGGAGCAGGAACTCAACTTCAATGCAATGGTCTCGCAGCGCGGCATCATTAACCTGTTTCATACGGATGCACAGCGAGATGCCTTTCGGCGCCGCGGCAACGCAATGATGCTGGCGGGTGCGGACGGCCGCCTGTTGAGCCGTGAGGAACTGCGCGCCATGGTGCCGTTCCTGAACTACAACAACGCGCGCTTCCCGGTCAAAGGCGGCCTGATGCAGCCGCGTGCCGGCACTGCGCGGCACGATGGCGTGGCCTGGGGCTATGCCCGCGGCGCCGACAGCCACGGCGTAGACCTGATCCAGAATTGCGAGGTGAAGGGCTTCCGGGTCGATCGCGAGAAGGTGCGTGGCGTGGAGACCTCGCGCGGCTACATTGCCGCTGAGAAGGTCGGCGTGGCGGTGGCGGGCTCTTCGGGCCGGGTCATGGCGATGGCCGGAATGCGGCTTCCGATCGAAACCCATGTCCTGCAGGCCTTCGTCACGGAGGGGCTCAAGCCCACCATTCCGGGCGTTATCACCTTCGGGGCAGGCCATTTCTACATCAGCCAGTCCGATAAGGGCGGGCTTGTCTTCGGCGGCGATATCGACGGCTACAATTCCTATGCCCAACGCGGCAATTTGCCGGTAGTCGAGGGCGTCGCCGAAAACGGCATAGCAATGATGCCCATGATAGGGCGGGCGCGGCTCCTGCGCATGTGGGGCGGCCTTGTGGACATGTCGATGGACGGTTCGCCGATCATTGACCGCACGCATATTGATGGCCTCTATTTCAACGGCGGCTGGTGCTATGGCGGCTTCAAGGCGACGCCAGCCAGCGGCTATGCCTTTGCCCATCTTCTTGCCACCGGCTCACCTCACGAGACCGCGCGCGCCTACCGGTTCGACCGGTTCGCTCGGGGCTATGTGATCGACGAACGCGGTGCCGGTGCCCAGCCCAATCTCCACTGA
- a CDS encoding MmgE/PrpD family protein, translating into MITFSEFAGSLTYDAIPEEVRAILRRSFADTLGVAVVGATTQISSITREIADRLWRSSPEIGAARMIFDGRPVSPAGAAFAGAFTIDSIDGHDNNSPCKGHAGSAVFPALLAVADSLRPSGAAISGREFMVALAVAYEVAYRAGLTLHGTVSDYHTSGAWTAVGVAAGVSRLLGLSQEQTRHAAGIAEYHGPRSQMMRCIDFPTMLRDGVGWGAPSGVMAAYLADLGFTGAPAITAEGASAEPWWYDLGEAWRVAEDTSYKPYPVCRWAHPSIDAARELMHDNYLSSKDITRVRIQTFHYAVRLAGHNPKTLDEMSYSIAFPVATMIVRGKIGPQELLPEVLQDEEIRRISNATELVETEHYTRISVGKRWADVTLYLKDGRQIMSEPRTPKGDRDNPMSAEEFHSKYVNFTNGLISEGRAEEMEAMALSFDRLDSKGLSRLIGLTVAPLDH; encoded by the coding sequence ATGATCACCTTTTCCGAATTTGCCGGTAGCCTGACCTACGATGCCATTCCCGAGGAGGTCCGTGCCATTCTCAGGCGTAGTTTTGCAGACACGCTCGGCGTCGCGGTGGTGGGCGCAACCACGCAGATCTCGTCGATCACTAGGGAGATTGCCGATCGCCTATGGCGCTCGTCGCCTGAAATCGGCGCGGCCAGGATGATTTTCGACGGGCGCCCCGTCAGCCCGGCGGGAGCGGCATTCGCCGGCGCTTTTACCATTGATTCGATCGATGGCCACGACAACAACAGCCCCTGCAAGGGTCACGCCGGTTCGGCGGTGTTTCCTGCGCTGCTTGCTGTAGCGGATTCGCTTAGGCCTTCGGGCGCCGCAATTTCTGGAAGGGAATTCATGGTTGCGCTGGCCGTTGCTTATGAGGTTGCCTACCGCGCGGGTCTGACGCTTCACGGCACCGTCTCCGACTACCACACTTCAGGAGCGTGGACAGCGGTCGGCGTGGCGGCGGGAGTCTCCCGACTGCTGGGGCTCAGCCAGGAGCAGACGCGCCATGCAGCGGGCATTGCAGAATATCACGGTCCTCGCAGCCAAATGATGCGTTGCATCGATTTTCCAACCATGCTGCGCGACGGCGTCGGCTGGGGTGCGCCATCGGGCGTCATGGCAGCCTATTTGGCTGACCTCGGCTTCACTGGCGCGCCGGCGATCACGGCCGAGGGGGCCAGCGCCGAGCCGTGGTGGTATGATCTCGGAGAGGCTTGGCGTGTCGCTGAAGATACCTCATACAAACCCTATCCGGTCTGTCGCTGGGCGCATCCATCGATCGATGCCGCGCGCGAGTTGATGCATGACAACTACCTTTCCAGCAAGGATATCACGCGCGTCCGGATTCAGACGTTTCACTATGCCGTTCGGCTTGCTGGTCACAACCCGAAGACGCTGGACGAAATGAGCTATTCGATCGCGTTCCCGGTTGCGACGATGATCGTGCGTGGCAAAATAGGGCCGCAGGAGCTTTTGCCGGAGGTTCTGCAAGATGAAGAAATCCGACGCATTTCCAATGCCACCGAGCTTGTTGAAACCGAGCACTACACCCGCATCAGCGTGGGCAAGCGCTGGGCCGACGTCACGCTTTACCTAAAGGACGGCCGCCAAATCATGTCGGAGCCGCGCACGCCGAAAGGCGATCGCGACAATCCTATGAGCGCGGAAGAGTTCCACAGCAAATACGTCAATTTCACGAACGGTTTGATCAGCGAGGGCAGGGCCGAGGAGATGGAAGCGATGGCGCTGTCATTCGATCGATTGGACAGTAAAGGGCTTAGCCGTCTGATCGGCTTGACCGTTGCGCCACTTGATCACTGA
- a CDS encoding HAMP domain-containing sensor histidine kinase, translating into MDKTLLEAAHASFRGQYEIKDGKPELFVRLDAVNLGYTHPREADVITLTEPDLEGLLTGTSDEIPSSALVSIGPFNFEGYWYNRRHFTAIDGIGNRNEVRDLQKIWSGILLFRDGFRVFPYGDEEDDWLGLDRRALGRTGYVLNKNQFVGHVQITRMGNPHLLDQTNREGLRVNPEQTAFVQILGHVVKDLLWDFFKDVDRRHKLTPIELGDVKSQIDQLKSRASGAIARVRRLVPKEEQEVVDDLQHALVEFQDLTARAQKRIEEVEADGKQMIQMAGVGLMVEVVAHELARATEGALQALEALKGRDLPSEIKARLETLRSEMKSVSKRLRVLDQLSVSGRQRSEVFDLAELFDDIQEGHAAQFERHGVVLRITKPKSPVRVRLVKGMLIQIIENMLSNSLYWTQVRKNREPRLVPTITVTIESDPPTITFEDNGSGIAHDHIEKVFRPFWSLKEKSKRRGLGLYIAKENAEHLGGTLNAKRHRHPLPLCHAATYSMTSGPISATRRSCLAPCLGSTARTTCLRQIIFHARSNAWPRTSLTR; encoded by the coding sequence ATGGACAAGACACTTCTGGAAGCCGCTCACGCCTCATTCAGGGGTCAGTATGAGATCAAGGACGGGAAGCCCGAGCTGTTCGTACGACTGGATGCCGTCAACCTCGGCTACACCCATCCGAGAGAGGCGGACGTCATTACACTCACTGAGCCAGACCTCGAGGGCCTCCTCACTGGAACCTCGGACGAGATTCCGTCGAGCGCACTCGTCTCGATTGGACCGTTCAACTTTGAAGGCTACTGGTACAATCGGCGGCACTTTACAGCCATAGACGGCATCGGTAATCGCAACGAGGTCCGCGACCTGCAGAAGATTTGGAGCGGGATTCTGCTCTTTCGCGATGGCTTCCGCGTTTTTCCCTATGGCGACGAGGAGGATGACTGGCTCGGCTTGGATCGCCGCGCGCTCGGCCGCACCGGCTATGTTCTGAACAAGAACCAGTTTGTCGGCCACGTTCAGATTACGCGTATGGGCAACCCACATCTGCTCGATCAAACCAATCGCGAGGGACTCCGCGTCAACCCGGAACAAACGGCGTTCGTTCAGATTCTTGGGCATGTCGTCAAAGACCTACTCTGGGACTTCTTTAAGGACGTGGATCGGCGCCACAAGCTGACCCCAATTGAACTCGGCGACGTGAAATCGCAAATCGACCAGCTAAAATCGCGCGCGTCCGGCGCGATTGCCCGAGTCCGAAGGCTCGTACCCAAGGAAGAGCAAGAGGTCGTCGACGATCTCCAGCACGCGCTCGTCGAGTTCCAAGACCTCACGGCGCGCGCCCAGAAACGCATCGAAGAAGTCGAAGCCGACGGCAAGCAAATGATTCAGATGGCTGGCGTCGGGCTGATGGTCGAGGTCGTGGCACACGAACTTGCCCGTGCGACCGAGGGCGCATTGCAAGCTTTGGAAGCACTAAAGGGCAGAGACCTGCCATCGGAGATCAAGGCACGCCTCGAGACTTTGCGCTCCGAAATGAAGAGCGTGTCGAAGCGGCTGCGCGTGCTTGATCAGCTCAGCGTTTCCGGCCGCCAGCGGTCCGAAGTCTTCGACCTTGCAGAACTCTTCGACGACATCCAGGAGGGCCATGCCGCACAGTTTGAGCGCCACGGAGTGGTGCTCAGGATCACTAAGCCCAAAAGCCCCGTGCGGGTGCGCCTTGTCAAAGGCATGCTGATTCAGATCATTGAGAACATGCTTTCCAACTCACTCTATTGGACTCAGGTGCGAAAAAACCGCGAGCCGCGGCTCGTTCCCACCATAACCGTCACCATCGAGAGCGACCCGCCCACCATCACGTTCGAGGACAATGGCAGCGGAATTGCGCACGATCACATCGAAAAAGTCTTCCGACCTTTTTGGTCGCTCAAGGAGAAGTCGAAGCGGCGCGGCCTCGGACTCTACATTGCGAAAGAGAATGCCGAGCACCTGGGCGGCACCCTGAACGCCAAGCGTCACCGCCACCCGTTGCCCTTATGTCACGCAGCAACCTACTCAATGACAAGCGGGCCCATTTCCGCGACCAGGCGAAGCTGCTTGGCGCCCTGTTTAGGTTCTACCGCAAGGACGACTTGCTTAAGGCAGATAATCTTCCACGCACGCTCGAACGCTTGGCCACGCACCTCGCTGACGCGTTAA
- a CDS encoding sarcosine oxidase subunit alpha family protein: protein MTRLAGGLINRSQSLNFTFDGRRYQGHPGDTLASALLANGVRLVGRSFKYHRPRGVLSAGSEEPNALVELRTGARQEPNTRATVVELFEGLEARSQNRWPSLGFDALAINDLLSPFFTAGFYYKTFMWPKGLWEKLYEPAIRKAAGLGRLSMEADPDTYDKGFLHCDLLVIGGGAAGLAAALTAARSGARAILADEDFRLGGRLLCELETLDGAPATDWIAALETEFDSLPNLRVMRRTTVFGIYDHGIYGAVERVSDHLAQPGARVRQTLWRITAKRAVLAAGATERPIAFADNDRPGIMLAGAMRAYANRWAACPSETVAVFTNNDDGHRTARDLASKGVHIAAVIDARPKATALADYRVITGGMVTASRGRLGLKSIEVHANGRSEWIECGALGVSGGWNPNVHLASHNCGRPIWNDVLQAFLPGEDGPSGVLPAGAAAGHFSTAKTLRSGAAAALRALNVLGIAAALPSLPRSEESRYGVAPIFHVPGRKRAWVDFQNDVTMKDIKLAHAENMRAVEHLKRYTTLGMATDQGKTANVTGLAVMAELTGKTIPETGTTIFRPPYTPVALSVLGGGDAGPHFRPRRLTPTHHWAKAQGAVFVEAGQWMRAQYYPRPGETHWRQSVDREARAVRSAVGLCDVTTLGKVDVQGADAGEFLNRLYSNVMATLKVGRVRYGLMLREDGFAYDDGTCARLAKDHYVVTTTTANAGLVYRNMEFARQCLWPDLDVQIFSTTEAWAQIAVAGPKSRALLARIVGGFDLSNEAFPFMACAELTVCGGLRARLFRISFSGELAYEVAVPARYGHALMERLVEVGADLGVTPYGVEALSVLRIDKGHAAGPELNGQTTAAMVGLGSMVSQKKDSVGAVMSRREGLAGDRRRLVGLRPVDPAGKVVSGSHLFAEDAPQSFDTDQGWVTSACYSPHVGSMIGLGFLENGDERLGEVIVAANPLEGESARLRVVPACFVDPEGERLRD, encoded by the coding sequence ATGACACGGCTTGCCGGAGGGCTAATCAACCGCTCGCAGAGCTTGAACTTCACTTTCGACGGCAGGCGGTATCAGGGCCATCCCGGCGACACGCTCGCCTCGGCGCTCCTGGCCAATGGCGTGCGTCTTGTGGGCCGCAGCTTCAAGTATCACCGTCCCCGCGGGGTGCTCTCGGCCGGTTCGGAGGAACCGAACGCTCTCGTCGAACTGCGAACGGGGGCACGGCAGGAGCCAAACACGCGTGCCACGGTGGTGGAGTTGTTCGAGGGCCTGGAGGCACGAAGCCAGAACCGCTGGCCCTCGCTCGGCTTCGACGCGTTGGCTATCAATGATCTGCTGTCGCCCTTCTTCACCGCCGGCTTCTACTACAAGACGTTCATGTGGCCGAAAGGCTTGTGGGAAAAGCTCTACGAGCCGGCGATCCGCAAGGCGGCGGGCCTCGGGCGCCTCTCGATGGAGGCCGACCCGGATACCTATGACAAGGGGTTCCTCCATTGCGACCTGCTGGTTATCGGCGGGGGGGCGGCCGGGCTTGCGGCGGCGCTTACGGCGGCGCGCTCAGGCGCGCGTGCGATCCTCGCCGACGAGGATTTCCGTTTGGGCGGGCGGCTTCTGTGCGAGCTGGAAACGCTGGACGGAGCGCCGGCCACCGACTGGATCGCCGCGCTGGAAACTGAGTTCGACAGCCTGCCGAATCTGCGCGTGATGCGCCGCACCACGGTGTTCGGGATCTATGATCACGGCATCTATGGCGCGGTGGAGCGGGTTTCGGATCACTTGGCGCAGCCGGGTGCCCGCGTCCGCCAGACACTCTGGCGCATCACGGCGAAGCGCGCGGTCCTCGCTGCCGGCGCGACAGAGCGCCCCATCGCCTTTGCCGACAATGACCGTCCGGGAATCATGTTGGCGGGCGCAATGCGGGCTTACGCTAATCGCTGGGCGGCGTGTCCGTCCGAGACGGTCGCTGTCTTCACAAATAATGACGACGGTCATCGCACCGCGCGCGATCTTGCCTCCAAGGGCGTCCATATTGCTGCCGTTATCGACGCGCGCCCCAAGGCAACAGCCTTGGCCGACTACCGCGTTATTACCGGTGGCATGGTCACCGCCTCACGCGGCCGGCTTGGCCTGAAATCGATCGAGGTTCACGCAAACGGCAGGTCCGAATGGATCGAGTGCGGCGCGCTGGGAGTCTCGGGCGGCTGGAACCCGAATGTGCATCTGGCCTCGCACAATTGTGGCCGGCCGATTTGGAATGATGTATTGCAGGCGTTCCTGCCGGGAGAGGATGGTCCCTCGGGAGTGCTTCCGGCGGGCGCGGCGGCGGGGCATTTTTCGACAGCCAAGACACTTCGCTCGGGCGCGGCGGCAGCACTGCGCGCGCTGAACGTACTCGGAATTGCGGCAGCACTGCCCAGTCTGCCGCGCTCGGAGGAGTCGCGCTACGGAGTCGCGCCCATCTTCCACGTGCCGGGCAGGAAACGTGCCTGGGTCGATTTCCAGAACGATGTGACGATGAAGGACATCAAGCTCGCTCACGCCGAGAACATGCGGGCCGTCGAGCATCTGAAACGCTATACGACGCTGGGCATGGCGACGGATCAAGGCAAGACAGCCAATGTAACCGGGCTCGCCGTGATGGCGGAACTCACTGGGAAAACAATCCCGGAAACCGGCACGACGATCTTCCGCCCGCCCTACACGCCCGTAGCACTTTCGGTGCTGGGGGGCGGCGATGCAGGGCCGCATTTCCGACCGCGCCGCCTGACGCCGACCCATCATTGGGCCAAAGCGCAAGGCGCGGTGTTCGTCGAGGCCGGCCAGTGGATGCGTGCGCAATACTATCCGCGTCCGGGCGAAACGCATTGGCGCCAGAGCGTGGACCGTGAGGCCAGGGCCGTGCGCAGCGCGGTGGGCCTGTGTGACGTGACCACGCTCGGCAAGGTCGATGTGCAAGGCGCCGACGCCGGCGAGTTCCTCAACCGGCTATACAGCAACGTGATGGCCACGCTGAAGGTCGGCCGTGTCCGCTACGGGCTGATGCTGCGCGAAGACGGCTTCGCCTATGACGACGGCACCTGCGCCCGGCTGGCCAAGGATCACTATGTGGTCACCACGACGACGGCCAATGCGGGGCTGGTCTACCGCAACATGGAGTTTGCGCGGCAATGCCTCTGGCCGGATCTCGATGTGCAGATCTTTTCCACGACCGAGGCCTGGGCGCAGATCGCCGTCGCCGGGCCGAAATCGCGCGCCCTGCTCGCCCGCATCGTGGGCGGCTTCGATCTGTCGAACGAGGCCTTCCCCTTCATGGCCTGCGCGGAGCTCACCGTGTGCGGCGGGCTGCGCGCGCGGCTCTTCCGCATCTCGTTTTCGGGCGAGCTTGCCTATGAAGTTGCGGTTCCCGCACGATACGGCCACGCATTGATGGAGCGGCTCGTGGAGGTGGGTGCCGATCTCGGAGTGACGCCTTACGGGGTGGAAGCGCTGTCCGTGCTGCGGATCGACAAGGGACACGCCGCCGGCCCCGAGTTGAATGGACAGACGACGGCCGCCATGGTCGGACTCGGCAGTATGGTGTCGCAGAAGAAGGATTCCGTCGGCGCCGTGATGTCGCGGCGCGAGGGCCTTGCGGGCGACAGGCGACGCCTGGTGGGGCTGCGGCCCGTAGATCCGGCCGGGAAGGTGGTCAGCGGCTCGCATCTTTTTGCCGAGGACGCGCCGCAGAGTTTTGACACTGATCAGGGCTGGGTCACGTCGGCCTGCTACAGTCCGCATGTCGGCTCGATGATAGGGCTCGGTTTCCTCGAGAACGGCGATGAACGGCTGGGCGAGGTGATCGTGGCCGCGAACCCGCTCGAAGGCGAAAGCGCGCGCCTGCGCGTCGTCC
- the ectB gene encoding diaminobutyrate--2-oxoglutarate transaminase gives MKEDIESEARSYCRFYPAIFVGAKGSYLIAETGDKYLDFLAGCGSLNYGHNDQVMQSALQDYISNDGIALGLDLRTRAKQEFIDTFEQLILRPRSLEYRIQFTGPTGANAVEAAIKLARKVTGRSNIIAFTNAFHGCSLGALALTANSYHRGASASMLHGVHRAMYDGYLGLNCDTAELLRKQLSDPSGGIDRPAAVILEIVQAEGGINVPTLHWVKEIEQIARRHGALLIVDEIQTGCGRTGPFFAFEVFDIRPDIVLMAKSISGFGLPMSLVLIAPNIDIWGPGEHNGTFRGNNHAFVTATAALQKYWSDKRFESEIRRKGRIARAMLSEFGAPLGYLVKGCGLMLGLDIVDKKLAAQVKAEAYKRKLIVELCGPSDEIIKLMPPLTILDEELVSGINVLLSTISTTFCPERANRAVGRSGSGDCQFPIGGYRPVPRQSGNVYPSRSIKPDLY, from the coding sequence ATGAAAGAGGACATTGAATCGGAAGCGCGGAGCTATTGTCGCTTCTACCCTGCAATATTCGTCGGAGCGAAGGGGAGTTATCTGATCGCCGAGACCGGTGACAAATACCTCGACTTTTTAGCCGGGTGTGGGTCATTAAACTATGGACACAACGACCAAGTGATGCAGTCTGCCCTTCAAGACTATATCTCAAACGATGGCATTGCTCTTGGGCTCGACCTCCGCACACGCGCCAAGCAGGAGTTTATCGACACATTCGAACAGTTGATCTTGCGTCCAAGATCGCTTGAATATCGAATTCAATTCACCGGCCCCACCGGCGCCAATGCCGTTGAGGCTGCCATCAAGCTCGCACGCAAGGTGACCGGTCGCAGCAACATCATCGCGTTTACCAACGCTTTTCATGGCTGTTCGCTCGGTGCGTTAGCCCTTACGGCGAATTCTTACCACCGGGGAGCATCCGCTTCCATGCTCCACGGCGTTCATCGCGCGATGTACGATGGCTATCTCGGGCTCAACTGCGATACGGCTGAATTGCTGCGAAAACAGTTGAGTGACCCGTCCGGCGGGATAGACCGACCAGCCGCAGTCATTCTCGAGATTGTGCAAGCCGAAGGCGGGATAAATGTGCCAACGCTTCACTGGGTCAAAGAAATAGAACAGATTGCCCGGCGCCATGGCGCGCTCCTAATAGTCGACGAGATTCAAACCGGTTGTGGCCGCACAGGCCCATTCTTTGCCTTCGAGGTCTTCGACATTCGTCCGGATATTGTCTTAATGGCGAAATCGATTTCGGGATTCGGTCTTCCGATGTCTCTAGTCTTGATTGCCCCAAACATCGACATTTGGGGTCCCGGTGAACACAATGGTACATTCCGTGGTAATAATCATGCTTTCGTCACGGCCACTGCTGCCCTACAAAAGTATTGGTCTGACAAACGCTTTGAAAGCGAGATCCGTCGCAAGGGCAGGATTGCCAGAGCAATGTTGTCGGAATTCGGTGCTCCTCTCGGCTACCTTGTTAAGGGATGCGGTTTGATGCTTGGGCTTGACATCGTTGATAAGAAGCTGGCTGCTCAGGTAAAAGCCGAAGCATACAAGCGGAAACTCATCGTTGAATTGTGCGGGCCATCCGACGAGATCATCAAGCTAATGCCCCCGCTGACGATCTTGGATGAAGAATTGGTCTCCGGAATTAATGTGCTTCTTTCGACCATCAGCACTACTTTCTGCCCCGAACGAGCGAATAGGGCTGTAGGCCGCAGCGGGAGCGGGGACTGTCAGTTCCCAATTGGAGGATATCGCCCAGTTCCGCGACAGAGTGGAAATGTCTACCCCAGTCGAAGTATTAAACCCGATCTGTACTAA
- a CDS encoding sarcosine oxidase subunit delta, with amino-acid sequence MLIPHPLLGLRDAQEFTYLGDARLIDRPDPTAPDAEAAFCDYVFLRDNQAGAHRELWFHEQGDRSWLVVTRDTVTHEVLCAELARDVALSRARCSK; translated from the coding sequence ATGCTAATCCCCCATCCACTTCTGGGCCTGCGCGATGCTCAGGAATTCACCTATCTGGGCGACGCGCGGCTCATCGACCGTCCAGACCCAACTGCGCCCGATGCCGAGGCCGCCTTTTGCGATTACGTCTTCCTGCGCGACAACCAGGCGGGCGCGCACCGCGAGTTGTGGTTCCACGAGCAGGGTGATCGGTCATGGCTGGTGGTGACGCGCGACACGGTCACCCATGAAGTCCTCTGTGCGGAACTGGCTCGCGATGTCGCCCTTTCGCGGGCGAGGTGCAGCAAATGA
- a CDS encoding GlxA family transcriptional regulator encodes MIDGYRHGRPQRYGFLLIEGYGLMSAASAVEPLRAANLLSERRLYDLSFVSDQGGWMRSSVSGAFETVPVSEAGTDLDILFVVAGGNPLTYRDDRILGWLRRLARSGVPLGGISGGAAILAAAGVMSSRRFTIHWQHIDAMREMYPDALIERRLFVIDRDRFTCAGGMAPLDMAHALIASDHGVELARAVSDWFIHTGIRQAEAPQQLDPVRRYDLHHPALVAMVELMTSHIADPLNLNDLAHLSGIGERQLERLTKEQLGQSVMQFYRSLRLEKADEILQQSNLPLVEVALATGFSNRSHFSRAFQAHFGMGPGTRRKQRRNGENLRGSAAS; translated from the coding sequence ATGATTGACGGGTATCGTCACGGCAGACCGCAGCGATACGGTTTCCTGCTGATCGAAGGCTATGGCCTGATGTCCGCGGCCTCGGCGGTGGAACCGCTGCGCGCCGCCAATCTGCTCAGCGAGCGGCGGCTCTACGATCTCAGCTTCGTCTCGGACCAGGGCGGCTGGATGCGCAGTTCCGTCTCGGGCGCGTTCGAAACAGTGCCTGTTTCAGAGGCAGGCACTGATCTCGACATTCTCTTTGTCGTGGCTGGCGGCAATCCGCTGACCTATCGGGACGACAGGATTCTGGGCTGGCTGCGCCGTCTTGCCCGTTCGGGGGTGCCACTGGGCGGGATCTCAGGCGGGGCGGCAATCCTGGCCGCGGCGGGTGTGATGTCGTCACGCCGGTTTACAATTCACTGGCAGCACATTGATGCGATGCGGGAGATGTATCCCGACGCGCTCATCGAACGGCGCCTGTTCGTCATTGATCGTGACCGCTTCACCTGCGCGGGCGGCATGGCTCCGCTGGACATGGCCCACGCCCTGATCGCTTCAGATCACGGTGTGGAATTAGCCCGCGCGGTAAGCGATTGGTTCATCCATACCGGCATCCGGCAGGCCGAGGCCCCGCAGCAACTGGACCCGGTGCGCAGGTATGATCTGCATCATCCCGCGCTAGTCGCCATGGTGGAACTGATGACGAGCCATATCGCGGACCCGCTGAACCTGAATGACCTGGCCCATCTGAGCGGTATAGGGGAGCGGCAATTGGAGCGGCTGACAAAGGAACAACTGGGACAGAGCGTAATGCAGTTCTATCGGTCTTTGCGGTTGGAGAAAGCCGACGAGATCCTGCAGCAGTCGAACCTTCCGCTCGTCGAGGTGGCGCTTGCCACGGGGTTTTCCAACCGCAGCCATTTCTCACGCGCGTTTCAGGCGCATTTCGGCATGGGTCCCGGCACCCGACGCAAACAGCGCCGCAACGGCGAAAATCTTCGAGGCAGTGCCGCTTCGTGA